In Streptomyces sp. NBC_00483, a single window of DNA contains:
- a CDS encoding NAD(P)/FAD-dependent oxidoreductase produces MAARAMNRWTNSLADAKPVTYWLDDPGRPEARPALTGDEHCDLLVVGGGYSGLWTALLAKERDPGRDVVLVEGREIGWAASGRNGGFCAASLTHGTANGLARWPKEIKKLEELGAANLDAIEAAVARYSIDCDFERTGELDVATQPHQVAELHEFHAELTEAGLADVVELLDADETREQVASPTFLGSMYDRHGVAMLHPAKLAWGLKRACLDLGVRIHENTPATELASNGAGVAVRTPYGRVFARHAALATNVFPSLVKRTRAYTVPVYDYALMTEPLSADQLAAVGWKNRQGLGDSANQFHYFRLSADNRILWGGYDAIYPYGGRVRAEHDHRPETYAKLAGHFFACFPQLEGLRFTHAWGGAIDTCTRFSAFFGTAHAGRVAYAAGYTGLGVGATRFGADVMLDLLSGERTDRTELEMVRKKPLPFPPEPFASTGIALTKWSLARADENGGRRNLWLKAMDTVGLGFDS; encoded by the coding sequence ATGGCCGCACGCGCCATGAATCGCTGGACGAATTCACTCGCCGACGCCAAGCCGGTCACCTACTGGCTCGACGACCCCGGCAGGCCCGAGGCCCGCCCGGCCCTGACCGGCGACGAGCACTGCGACCTCCTGGTCGTCGGCGGCGGCTACAGCGGACTGTGGACCGCGCTGCTCGCCAAGGAGCGCGACCCGGGCCGTGACGTGGTCCTCGTCGAGGGCCGCGAGATCGGCTGGGCCGCCTCCGGGCGCAACGGTGGATTCTGTGCCGCCTCCCTCACGCACGGCACGGCCAACGGGCTCGCCCGCTGGCCGAAGGAGATCAAGAAGCTGGAGGAGCTGGGCGCCGCCAACCTCGACGCCATCGAGGCGGCGGTGGCCCGCTACTCCATCGACTGCGACTTCGAGCGCACCGGCGAGCTGGACGTGGCGACGCAGCCCCACCAGGTCGCCGAACTGCACGAGTTCCACGCGGAGTTGACCGAGGCAGGTCTCGCCGACGTCGTCGAGCTCCTCGACGCGGACGAGACCCGCGAACAGGTCGCGTCGCCCACCTTCCTCGGCTCGATGTACGACCGGCACGGCGTCGCCATGCTCCACCCGGCGAAGCTGGCATGGGGCCTCAAGCGCGCCTGCCTCGACCTCGGCGTCCGCATCCACGAGAACACGCCGGCCACGGAGTTGGCCTCGAACGGCGCCGGCGTCGCGGTCCGCACCCCGTACGGACGGGTCTTCGCCCGGCACGCCGCACTCGCCACGAACGTCTTCCCGTCCCTGGTGAAGCGCACGCGCGCGTACACCGTCCCGGTCTACGACTACGCGCTGATGACGGAGCCGCTGAGCGCGGACCAGCTGGCGGCGGTCGGCTGGAAGAACCGCCAGGGCCTCGGCGACTCCGCCAACCAGTTCCACTACTTCCGGCTCTCGGCCGACAACCGGATCCTGTGGGGCGGCTACGACGCGATCTACCCGTACGGCGGCCGGGTGCGGGCCGAGCACGACCACCGCCCGGAGACGTACGCGAAGCTGGCGGGCCACTTCTTCGCGTGCTTCCCGCAGTTGGAGGGCCTGCGCTTCACGCACGCCTGGGGCGGCGCGATCGACACCTGCACCCGCTTCTCGGCGTTCTTCGGCACGGCGCACGCGGGGCGGGTGGCGTACGCCGCCGGGTACACGGGCCTCGGCGTGGGCGCGACGCGGTTCGGCGCTGACGTGATGCTGGACCTGCTCTCGGGCGAGCGCACGGACCGTACGGAGCTTGAGATGGTGCGCAAGAAGCCGCTCCCGTTCCCGCCCGAGCCGTTCGCGTCCACGGGCATCGCGCTCACCAAGTGGTCCCTTGCACGCGCCGACGAGAACGGCGGCCGCCGCAATCTGTGGCTGAAGGCGATGGACACGGTGGGCCTCGGCTTCGACAGCTGA
- a CDS encoding phosphatase PAP2 family protein, whose amino-acid sequence MSVALPVLAVTLAYVTWRTRSWFSVLTAVVTMALVPALVAPLQSLIARPGPPPMAPETGFYPSGHTATAAVAYGLCVLVLRSRRLAYGCVVLNAAVGLGLVRQGYHWPADVLGSWCLSVLLLCAAAYAVSRSSRRSSSGTPSCRSGPS is encoded by the coding sequence ATGAGCGTCGCGCTCCCGGTCCTCGCCGTCACCCTCGCGTACGTCACCTGGCGCACCCGGTCCTGGTTCTCCGTGCTCACCGCGGTCGTGACGATGGCCCTGGTCCCCGCCCTGGTGGCCCCGCTCCAGTCGCTCATCGCCCGCCCGGGACCGCCGCCCATGGCACCGGAGACGGGCTTCTACCCGTCGGGCCACACGGCGACGGCCGCGGTCGCGTACGGACTGTGCGTGCTGGTGCTCCGTTCACGCCGACTGGCCTACGGCTGCGTCGTGTTGAACGCGGCCGTAGGCCTGGGACTCGTACGGCAGGGGTATCACTGGCCGGCCGATGTGCTCGGCAGTTGGTGCCTGTCGGTGCTGTTGTTGTGCGCGGCGGCGTACGCGGTCAGCCGAAGTAGCCGTCGAAGTTCTTCTGGAACTCCCAGTTGCCGAAGCGGTCCCAGTTGA
- a CDS encoding ABC transporter ATP-binding protein, with product MTTLPTSETGGDVRLSGISKTYDNGFTAVRPLDLTVPQGSFFALLGASGCGKTTTLRMIAGLEDPTTGTVHLGDQDVTSLPPYKRPVNTVFQSYALFPHLDIYENVAFGLRRRGIKSVKKQVEEMLDLVQLGEQIRKKPQQLSGGQQQRVAVARALINHPKVLLLDEPLGALDLKLRRQMQLELKRIQTEVGITFVHVTHDQEEAMTMADTVAVMNAGSVEQLGAPTDLYENPGSTFVANFLGTSNFIEAEIAGRSGDDLTLKAGGGKLVLPTARNSSSTTATGDKLLLGVRPEKITLTHADDAGEISDGRNRITGKIADSSFIGVSTQYVIDSPLCDSFEVYAQNIERDSRLVPGAEVVLHWNPAHTFGLDAAQDIDAGAAKVSEDAAA from the coding sequence ATGACGACCCTTCCGACGTCGGAGACCGGCGGAGACGTCCGTCTCTCCGGGATCAGCAAGACGTACGACAACGGCTTCACCGCCGTCCGGCCGCTCGACCTCACCGTGCCCCAGGGCTCGTTCTTCGCGCTGCTCGGCGCCTCCGGCTGCGGGAAGACCACGACGCTCCGCATGATCGCCGGACTGGAGGACCCGACCACAGGAACGGTTCACCTCGGCGACCAGGACGTGACGTCCCTGCCCCCGTACAAGCGCCCGGTGAACACCGTCTTCCAGTCGTACGCGCTCTTCCCGCACCTCGACATCTACGAGAACGTCGCCTTCGGCCTGCGCCGGCGCGGCATCAAGTCCGTGAAGAAGCAGGTCGAGGAGATGCTCGACCTGGTGCAGCTCGGCGAGCAGATCCGCAAGAAGCCGCAGCAGCTCTCCGGCGGCCAGCAGCAGCGCGTCGCCGTGGCCCGCGCGCTCATCAACCACCCCAAGGTGCTGCTGCTCGACGAGCCGCTCGGCGCCCTCGACCTCAAGCTGCGCCGCCAGATGCAGCTGGAGCTCAAGCGCATCCAGACCGAGGTCGGCATCACGTTCGTGCACGTCACGCACGACCAGGAGGAGGCCATGACGATGGCCGACACCGTGGCCGTGATGAACGCGGGCTCCGTCGAGCAACTCGGCGCCCCCACCGACCTGTACGAGAACCCGGGCTCGACGTTCGTCGCGAACTTCCTCGGCACCTCGAACTTCATCGAGGCCGAGATCGCGGGCCGCTCCGGCGACGACCTCACCCTCAAGGCGGGCGGCGGCAAGCTCGTTCTGCCCACCGCCCGCAACTCGTCGAGCACCACCGCGACCGGCGACAAGCTGCTTCTCGGCGTGCGGCCCGAGAAGATCACGCTCACGCACGCCGACGACGCGGGCGAGATCTCCGACGGCCGCAACCGCATCACGGGGAAGATCGCCGACTCCAGCTTCATCGGCGTCTCCACGCAGTACGTCATCGACAGCCCGCTGTGCGACTCCTTCGAGGTCTACGCGCAGAACATCGAGCGCGACAGCCGCCTCGTCCCCGGCGCCGAGGTCGTCCTGCACTGGAACCCCGCGCACACGTTCGGCCTCGACGCCGCCCAGGACATCGACGCGGGCGCGGCCAAGGTCTCGGAGGACGCCGCCGCATGA
- a CDS encoding NADAR family protein has protein sequence MSVVRARLACMEIDSRESLVTALAAGTSVKYLHFWGHTPRKDGSIGASCLSQWWPSPFTVAGVEYATAEHWMMAEKARLFGDAEAERRAIAAGHPAEAKKAGRLVRGFDGAVWERERFGVVVEGSVHKFAADPALREFLVGTGEQVLVEASPMDRVWGIGMAADEAGAADPEAWRGLNLLGFALMAARERLRTP, from the coding sequence ATGTCAGTGGTGCGTGCCAGACTCGCGTGTATGGAGATCGACAGCAGGGAATCGCTGGTCACGGCTCTGGCGGCGGGGACAAGCGTGAAGTACCTGCACTTCTGGGGGCACACACCGCGTAAGGACGGTTCGATCGGGGCGAGTTGCCTCAGCCAGTGGTGGCCCTCGCCGTTCACGGTGGCGGGCGTGGAGTACGCGACGGCGGAGCACTGGATGATGGCGGAGAAGGCGCGCCTGTTCGGGGACGCGGAGGCGGAGCGCCGCGCGATCGCCGCAGGTCATCCGGCGGAGGCCAAGAAGGCGGGGCGCCTGGTGCGGGGCTTCGACGGTGCGGTGTGGGAGCGGGAGCGCTTCGGCGTGGTCGTCGAGGGGAGCGTCCACAAGTTCGCGGCGGATCCGGCGCTGCGGGAATTCCTGGTGGGAACGGGCGAGCAGGTGCTGGTGGAGGCGAGTCCGATGGACCGGGTGTGGGGCATCGGGATGGCGGCGGACGAGGCCGGGGCAGCGGATCCGGAGGCGTGGCGGGGGTTGAATCTGCTGGGGTTCGCGCTGATGGCGGCGAGAGAGCGGCTGCGCACCCCGTAG
- a CDS encoding polyamine ABC transporter substrate-binding protein: MEQYEPDSLSPAQLAAMHRSFRNGRAKASMARRSLLRASAGGALAVGGLSALTGCGIPAASKSSGGISSEDHSAKEKTINFSNWTEYIDMSDDEKHRPSLEAFTKRTGIKVKYTEDINDNVEFFGKIKPQLAAGQDTGRDIIVLTDWLAARLIRYGWVQKLDQANLPHAYTNLATQFRNPDWDPGRSFSYPWQGIATVIAYNTKATGGKEITSVSQLLDDPKLKGKVGLLSEMRDTIGMTLIDMGKDPRTFKADDFDAAIARVQKAVDNKQVRRFTGNDYISDLSKGDLAACLAWAGDVVQLQADNPHVKFAIPDAGYISSTDNMLVPNKARHKTNAEKLMDYYYEPAVGAELAAWINYVSPLETGIVKPELAKIDKDVANDPLIVPDKEMSAKAHNFRSLTAKEDTAFEQKFAQLTGG, translated from the coding sequence ATGGAGCAGTACGAGCCCGACAGTCTGTCCCCGGCCCAACTGGCCGCCATGCACCGCAGCTTCAGGAACGGCAGGGCCAAAGCCTCGATGGCTCGCCGCTCCCTGCTGCGGGCCTCCGCCGGCGGCGCGCTCGCCGTCGGCGGGCTCAGCGCCCTCACCGGCTGCGGCATTCCCGCGGCGAGCAAGTCCTCGGGCGGCATCTCGTCCGAGGACCACTCGGCCAAGGAGAAGACCATCAACTTCTCCAACTGGACCGAGTACATCGACATGAGCGACGACGAGAAGCACCGCCCGTCCCTCGAGGCCTTCACCAAGCGCACCGGGATCAAGGTCAAGTACACCGAGGACATCAACGACAACGTCGAGTTCTTCGGGAAGATCAAGCCGCAGCTCGCGGCGGGCCAGGACACCGGGCGCGACATCATCGTCCTCACCGACTGGCTCGCCGCACGGCTGATCCGCTACGGCTGGGTGCAGAAGCTCGACCAGGCCAACCTGCCGCACGCGTACACCAACCTGGCCACCCAGTTCCGCAACCCCGACTGGGACCCGGGCCGCTCGTTCTCCTACCCCTGGCAGGGCATCGCGACGGTCATCGCGTACAACACCAAGGCCACCGGCGGGAAAGAGATCACCTCGGTCTCGCAACTGCTCGACGACCCGAAGCTCAAGGGCAAGGTCGGCCTGCTCTCCGAGATGCGCGACACGATCGGCATGACGCTGATCGACATGGGCAAGGACCCGCGCACCTTCAAGGCCGACGACTTCGACGCGGCGATCGCGCGCGTGCAGAAGGCCGTCGACAACAAGCAGGTGCGCCGCTTCACCGGCAACGACTACATATCCGACCTCAGCAAGGGCGACCTGGCGGCCTGCCTCGCCTGGGCCGGTGACGTCGTCCAGCTCCAGGCGGACAACCCGCACGTCAAGTTCGCGATCCCGGACGCCGGTTACATCTCGTCGACCGACAACATGCTGGTCCCGAACAAGGCACGTCACAAGACGAACGCCGAGAAGCTCATGGACTACTACTACGAGCCGGCGGTCGGCGCGGAGCTGGCGGCGTGGATCAACTACGTCTCGCCGCTGGAGACCGGCATCGTCAAGCCGGAACTCGCCAAGATCGACAAGGACGTCGCGAACGACCCGCTGATCGTCCCCGACAAGGAGATGTCGGCGAAGGCGCACAACTTCCGCTCCCTGACGGCCAAGGAAGACACGGCGTTCGAGCAGAAGTTCGCCCAGCTCACCGGCGGCTGA
- a CDS encoding gamma-aminobutyraldehyde dehydrogenase codes for MHHPTSDHPASAKNVAALAQELFAEGANFVAGRLVKGTSGRTHAVVDPATGEEVYTYELAGTADVDAAVVAARAAFPGWSGATPGERSDAMHRFAGVLDEKAEEFARLESLQCGKPLKLSREFDVPGSVDNAAFFAGAARHLQGQSAGEYSADHTSYVRREPIGVVGSIAPWNYPLQMAAWKVLPAIAAGNTIVLKPAELTPFTSLLFAQAATEAGLPDGVVNVISGAGRDAGEHLVGHPDVAMTSFTGSTGVGKRVAEIATATVKRIHLELGGKAPFVVFDDADLDAAVHGAVAGALINTGQDCTAATRAYVQRPLYEAFVEQTAALMETVRLGDPFADGTDLGPLISHAQRDRVAAFVDRARGYARVVTGGEAPGGELADGAYYRPTLIADAAQDSEAVQSEIFGPVLVVLPFDSDDDGIRLANDTPYGLAASAWSTNVFRANRATREIKAGCVWVNDHIPILSEMPHGGYKASGYGKDMSAYSFDEYTQIKHVMFDNTAVVRKDWHRTVFGDRP; via the coding sequence ATGCACCACCCCACCTCGGATCACCCCGCCTCGGCCAAGAACGTGGCCGCACTGGCGCAGGAACTCTTCGCGGAAGGCGCGAACTTCGTCGCGGGCCGCCTCGTCAAGGGCACGTCCGGCCGCACCCACGCCGTCGTCGACCCGGCCACGGGCGAGGAGGTCTACACGTACGAACTGGCGGGCACCGCCGACGTGGACGCCGCCGTCGTGGCCGCCCGTGCGGCCTTCCCCGGCTGGTCGGGCGCCACGCCCGGCGAGCGGTCCGACGCCATGCACCGGTTCGCCGGGGTCCTCGACGAGAAGGCCGAGGAGTTCGCGCGCCTCGAATCGCTGCAGTGCGGCAAGCCGCTCAAGCTGAGCCGCGAGTTCGACGTGCCCGGATCGGTCGACAACGCCGCCTTCTTCGCCGGCGCCGCCCGGCACCTTCAGGGGCAGTCCGCGGGCGAGTACAGCGCCGACCACACCTCGTACGTACGCCGCGAGCCCATCGGTGTCGTCGGCTCCATCGCGCCGTGGAACTACCCGCTGCAGATGGCCGCCTGGAAGGTGCTTCCGGCGATCGCGGCGGGCAACACGATCGTCCTCAAGCCCGCCGAGCTCACCCCGTTCACCTCGCTCCTCTTCGCGCAGGCCGCCACCGAGGCGGGCCTCCCGGACGGCGTCGTCAACGTCATCAGCGGCGCGGGCCGCGACGCGGGCGAGCACCTCGTCGGCCACCCGGACGTCGCCATGACCTCCTTCACCGGCTCCACGGGCGTCGGCAAGCGGGTCGCCGAGATCGCCACGGCCACCGTGAAGCGGATCCACCTGGAGCTGGGCGGCAAGGCGCCGTTCGTCGTGTTCGACGACGCCGACCTCGACGCCGCCGTGCACGGCGCGGTCGCCGGCGCGCTCATCAACACCGGCCAGGACTGCACCGCCGCCACGCGCGCGTACGTGCAGCGCCCGCTCTACGAAGCCTTCGTGGAGCAGACGGCGGCCCTGATGGAGACCGTCAGGCTCGGCGACCCGTTCGCCGACGGCACCGACCTCGGGCCGCTCATCTCGCACGCCCAGCGGGACCGCGTCGCCGCCTTCGTGGACCGGGCGCGCGGCTACGCGCGCGTGGTGACCGGTGGCGAGGCCCCCGGCGGCGAGCTCGCGGACGGCGCGTACTACCGGCCCACCCTCATCGCCGACGCCGCGCAGGACAGCGAGGCCGTGCAGTCCGAGATCTTCGGCCCCGTGCTCGTCGTGCTGCCCTTCGACAGCGACGACGACGGCATCCGGCTCGCCAACGACACCCCGTACGGGCTCGCCGCCTCCGCCTGGTCCACCAATGTGTTCCGCGCGAACCGTGCCACGCGCGAGATCAAGGCGGGCTGTGTGTGGGTCAACGACCACATCCCGATCCTCAGCGAGATGCCGCACGGCGGCTACAAGGCATCCGGCTACGGCAAGGACATGTCCGCCTACTCCTTCGACGAGTACACGCAGATCAAGCACGTCATGTTCGACAACACCGCGGTGGTGCGCAAGGACTGGCACCGCACGGTCTTCGGGGACCGTCCTTAA
- a CDS encoding ABC transporter permease, giving the protein MSTTLSDAPPQAPAPIDKPRKPRKRGRLVPYWLLLPGILWLVVFFALPMVYQASTSVQQGSLEDGFKVTWHFATYWDALSEYWPQFLRSVLYAGLATILCLLLGYPLAYLIAFRAGRWRNFIMILVIAPFFTSFLIRTLAWKTILADGGPVVGALNSLHILDVTSLLGMTDGSRVLATPLAVVCGLTYNFLPFMILPLYTSLERIDGRLHEAAGDLYAHPFTTFRKVTFPLSMPGVVSGTLLTFIPATGDYVNADLLGSTDTRMIGNVIQTQFLRILDYPTAAALSFILMAAILFMVTFYIRRSGTEDLV; this is encoded by the coding sequence ATGAGCACGACACTCTCCGACGCGCCCCCACAGGCGCCCGCGCCGATCGACAAGCCGCGTAAGCCCCGCAAGCGCGGCCGCCTCGTCCCGTACTGGCTGCTGCTGCCCGGCATCCTCTGGCTTGTCGTCTTCTTCGCGCTGCCGATGGTCTACCAGGCCTCGACATCCGTGCAGCAAGGGTCACTTGAGGACGGCTTCAAGGTCACCTGGCACTTCGCCACGTACTGGGACGCGCTGTCCGAGTACTGGCCGCAGTTCCTGCGCTCCGTCCTGTACGCGGGCCTCGCCACGATCCTGTGCCTGCTGCTCGGCTACCCGCTCGCGTATCTCATCGCGTTCCGCGCGGGCCGCTGGCGCAACTTCATCATGATCCTGGTGATCGCCCCGTTCTTCACCAGCTTCCTGATCCGTACGCTCGCGTGGAAGACGATCCTCGCCGACGGCGGCCCGGTCGTCGGCGCGCTCAACTCGCTGCACATCCTCGACGTCACGAGCCTGCTCGGCATGACCGACGGCAGCCGGGTCCTCGCCACACCGCTCGCGGTGGTGTGCGGACTCACGTACAACTTCCTGCCGTTCATGATCCTGCCGCTGTACACGTCTCTCGAACGGATCGACGGCCGGCTGCACGAGGCGGCGGGCGACCTGTACGCGCACCCCTTCACCACCTTCCGCAAGGTGACGTTCCCGCTGTCGATGCCGGGCGTGGTCTCCGGAACGCTGCTGACCTTCATCCCGGCGACCGGCGACTACGTGAACGCGGACCTGCTCGGCTCCACCGACACCCGCATGATCGGAAACGTCATCCAGACGCAGTTCCTGCGGATTCTCGACTATCCGACGGCGGCGGCGCTCTCCTTCATCCTCATGGCGGCCATTCTCTTCATGGTCACCTTCTACATCCGTCGTTCCGGGACGGAGGACCTCGTCTGA
- a CDS encoding nuclear transport factor 2 family protein — protein MEEDEKTQVQAAIDRELRLLEPDVRAHDELVLALLDPEFFEFGASGRRWGRESILAVTGAADPGPPIRVTEMAGTLLAPGIVHLTFRTDEGERRVNRSSLWRRHPEAGWRIYFHQGTPTSA, from the coding sequence ATGGAAGAGGACGAGAAGACGCAGGTGCAGGCGGCGATCGACAGGGAGCTGCGGCTGCTGGAACCGGACGTACGCGCGCATGACGAGCTCGTACTGGCGCTGCTCGACCCGGAATTCTTCGAGTTCGGCGCGTCCGGGCGGCGCTGGGGGCGGGAGTCGATCCTGGCGGTGACCGGGGCCGCGGATCCCGGCCCGCCGATCCGGGTCACGGAGATGGCGGGGACGCTCCTCGCCCCCGGCATCGTGCACCTCACGTTCAGAACGGACGAAGGCGAGCGTCGGGTGAACCGCAGCTCCCTGTGGCGCCGCCACCCGGAGGCCGGGTGGCGGATCTACTTCCATCAGGGCACGCCGACGTCGGCGTAG
- a CDS encoding ABC transporter permease: MRWLRKNLVVIAGLITLGYLLLPNLVVTVFSFNKPKGRFNYEWQAFSTDAWKNPCGVADMCGSLSLSLQIAFWATIGATALGTMIAFALVRYRFRARGAINSLIFLPMAMPEVVMAASLLTLFLNMGAQLGFWTILIAHIMFCLSFVVTAVKARVMSMDPRLEQAAQDLYAGPVQTFLRVTLPIAAPGIAAGALLAFALSFDDFIITNFNAGSTVTFPMFVWGSAQRGTPVQINVIGTAMFLVAVLCVLAAMTIGKRKNKTA; encoded by the coding sequence ATGCGCTGGCTGCGAAAGAATCTCGTGGTGATAGCGGGCCTCATAACGCTCGGCTATCTCCTGCTTCCGAACCTCGTCGTCACGGTCTTCTCCTTCAACAAACCGAAGGGCCGCTTCAATTACGAATGGCAGGCGTTCTCGACGGACGCCTGGAAGAACCCGTGCGGCGTCGCCGACATGTGCGGCTCGCTCTCGCTGAGCCTCCAGATCGCGTTCTGGGCCACGATCGGCGCGACGGCCCTCGGCACGATGATCGCCTTCGCGCTCGTCCGCTACCGGTTCAGGGCGCGCGGCGCGATCAACTCGCTGATCTTCCTGCCGATGGCGATGCCGGAGGTCGTGATGGCGGCCTCGCTGCTCACGCTCTTCCTCAACATGGGCGCCCAGCTGGGCTTCTGGACGATCCTGATCGCCCACATCATGTTCTGCCTCAGCTTCGTGGTGACGGCGGTGAAGGCGCGCGTGATGTCGATGGACCCGCGCCTGGAGCAGGCGGCGCAGGACCTGTACGCGGGCCCGGTGCAGACGTTCCTGCGCGTGACGCTGCCGATCGCGGCGCCCGGCATCGCGGCAGGCGCGCTGCTCGCCTTCGCGCTGTCCTTCGACGATTTCATCATCACCAATTTCAACGCGGGCTCGACCGTCACGTTCCCCATGTTCGTCTGGGGCTCGGCGCAGCGCGGAACGCCCGTTCAGATCAATGTCATCGGTACGGCCATGTTCCTGGTCGCCGTACTGTGTGTGCTGGCTGCAATGACCATCGGTAAGCGCAAGAACAAAACTGCCTGA
- the gabT gene encoding 4-aminobutyrate--2-oxoglutarate transaminase, whose amino-acid sequence MSDIPQERRVVTAIPGPKSQELQARRTAVVAAGVGSTLPVFTAKVDRGIIEDVDGNRLIDFGSGIAVTSVGASAEAVVRRASAQLQDFTHTCFMVTPYESYVAVAEALAELTPGDHEKKSALFNSGAEAVENAVKIARAYTKRQAVVVFDHGYHGRTNLTMALTSKNMPYKNGFGPFAPEVYRVPVAYGYRWPTGEENAGAEASAQAIDQITKQIGADNVAAIIIEPVLGEGGFIEPAKGFLPAIRQFAADNGIVFVADEIQSGFCRTGQWFACENEGIVPDLITTAKGIAGGLPLAAVTGKAEIMDAAHAGGLGGTYGGNPVACAGALGAIETMKELDLNAKAKEIETTMKSRLSAMQEKFPVIGDIRGRGGMIAVELVKDPATKEPAPEATAALAKACHAEGLLVLTCGTYGNVLRFLPPLVIGQDLLNEGLDIIENAFAAL is encoded by the coding sequence ATGAGCGACATCCCGCAGGAGCGCCGCGTCGTCACCGCCATCCCCGGCCCGAAGTCGCAGGAGCTGCAGGCCCGCCGCACCGCGGTCGTCGCCGCAGGCGTGGGCTCCACGCTGCCGGTGTTCACCGCCAAGGTCGACCGCGGCATCATCGAGGACGTCGACGGCAACCGCCTCATCGACTTCGGTTCCGGTATCGCCGTGACCTCCGTCGGCGCCTCCGCCGAGGCCGTGGTCCGCCGCGCCTCCGCCCAGCTGCAGGACTTCACCCACACCTGCTTCATGGTCACGCCGTACGAGAGCTACGTCGCGGTCGCCGAGGCGCTCGCCGAGCTGACGCCGGGCGACCACGAGAAGAAGTCGGCCCTCTTCAACTCCGGCGCCGAGGCCGTCGAGAACGCCGTCAAGATCGCCCGCGCCTACACCAAGCGCCAGGCGGTCGTCGTCTTCGACCACGGCTACCACGGCCGTACGAACCTGACGATGGCGCTGACCTCGAAGAACATGCCGTACAAGAACGGCTTCGGCCCGTTCGCGCCCGAGGTCTACCGCGTCCCGGTGGCCTACGGCTACCGCTGGCCGACCGGCGAGGAGAACGCGGGCGCCGAGGCCTCCGCCCAGGCGATCGACCAGATCACCAAGCAGATCGGCGCGGACAACGTCGCCGCGATCATCATCGAGCCGGTGCTCGGCGAGGGCGGCTTCATCGAGCCGGCCAAGGGCTTCCTCCCGGCGATCCGCCAGTTCGCCGCCGACAACGGCATCGTCTTCGTCGCGGACGAGATCCAGTCCGGCTTCTGCCGCACGGGCCAGTGGTTCGCGTGCGAGAACGAGGGCATCGTCCCGGACCTGATCACGACCGCCAAGGGCATCGCGGGCGGCCTCCCGCTCGCCGCCGTGACCGGTAAGGCCGAGATCATGGACGCCGCGCACGCGGGCGGCCTCGGCGGCACCTACGGCGGCAACCCGGTGGCCTGCGCCGGTGCGCTCGGCGCCATCGAGACGATGAAGGAGCTCGACCTCAACGCCAAGGCGAAGGAGATCGAGACGACGATGAAGTCGCGCCTGTCGGCGATGCAGGAGAAGTTCCCTGTCATCGGCGACATCCGCGGCCGCGGCGGCATGATCGCCGTCGAGCTGGTCAAGGACCCGGCCACCAAGGAGCCGGCTCCGGAGGCCACCGCCGCCCTCGCCAAGGCCTGCCACGCCGAGGGCCTGCTCGTCCTCACCTGTGGCACCTACGGCAACGTGCTGCGCTTCCTGCCGCCGCTCGTCATCGGCCAGGACCTCCTGAACGAGGGCCTCGACATCATCGAAAACGCGTTCGCGGCGCTCTGA
- a CDS encoding DUF4190 domain-containing protein, with protein sequence MSEYDPWRTPPAPSSYGYANPYAAPDEPVPPPPVGPEGPTPFSYQAYWYAYGLGPPPGSVPPRNGPGLAALVLGVVTAVGFVVWPVAIVTGVLAVIFGVIGRQRAGRGAATNGGQALGGLICGVGGLLSAIGVAIAVLMG encoded by the coding sequence ATGAGCGAGTACGACCCGTGGCGCACGCCGCCGGCGCCCTCCTCGTACGGGTACGCCAATCCGTACGCGGCGCCGGACGAGCCCGTGCCGCCACCACCGGTCGGTCCCGAGGGCCCGACACCGTTCTCGTACCAGGCCTACTGGTACGCATACGGCCTCGGCCCGCCGCCGGGGTCCGTGCCGCCTCGCAACGGGCCCGGTCTCGCGGCCCTGGTGCTCGGCGTCGTCACCGCGGTCGGCTTCGTGGTGTGGCCGGTCGCGATCGTGACGGGCGTGCTCGCGGTGATCTTCGGCGTGATCGGCAGACAGCGGGCCGGGCGCGGCGCCGCGACCAACGGCGGGCAGGCGCTGGGCGGGCTCATCTGCGGCGTCGGTGGGCTGCTGTCGGCGATCGGGGTCGCGATCGCCGTCCTCATGGGGTGA